The Ooceraea biroi isolate clonal line C1 chromosome 1, Obir_v5.4, whole genome shotgun sequence genome has a window encoding:
- the LOC105284798 gene encoding CDP-diacylglycerol--inositol 3-phosphatidyltransferase, with amino-acid sequence MTETENIFLFVPNIIGFGRVILALISFYFMPTNYVVASWCYVVSSLLDAIDGHAARYYNQSTKFGAILDQLTDRVGTMCLTVTLCLFYPAYTFWFQLSMAIDIACHWIYLHTTLLQGKTSHKFIDMSENPIMRLYYTNRIVLFFMCAGNEAFYAGLYLLHFTEGPILAGVGLYRLIVYLSAPVALVKAAISLLHGYVSCINLSIIDVKERQERLKAN; translated from the exons ATGACGGAGACGGAGAATATTTTCCTGTTCGTGCCGAATATTATCG GTTTTGGCAGGGTGATCCTGGCACTGATCTCCTTCTACTTCATGCCCACGAATTACGTCGTCGCGTCATGGTGTTACGTGGTCAGCTCGCTGTTGGACGCGATAGACGGCCACGCGGCGAGGTACTACAACCAGAGCACGAAATTCGGCGCGATCTTGGATCAGCTGACCGATCGGGTCGGTACGATGTGCCTCACGGTCACGTTGTGCCTGTTCTACCCCGCCTACACCTTCTGGTTTCAGTTGAGCATGGCTATCGACATTGCCTGCCACTGGATATACTTGCACAC AACGCTCTTGCAAGGGAAGACGAGTCACAAGTTCATCGACATGTCGGAGAATCCGATCATGAGGCTGTACTACACGAATCGCATCGTGCTGTTCTTCATGTGCGCCGGAAACGAGGCGTTCTACGCCGGTCTGTACCTCCTGCACTTCACCGAGGGACCCATTT TGGCCGGTGTGGGATTGTACAGACTGATCGTGTACCTGAGCGCCCCAGTGGCGCTGGTTAAAGCCGCAATCTCCCTGCTGCACGGATACGTGTCGTGCATCAACCTCAGCATCATCGACGTGAAAGAGCGCCAGGAGCGGCTCAAAGCGAATTAA
- the LOC105284796 gene encoding leucine-rich repeat-containing protein 47, which produces MTFEDSWIAVRQAANENRHELVLTGASVSKLIEDSGLDESLFDLHGLNYLSITHTCLREMPDGLEKLTNLTTLVLHSNELAALPGTIGSLSKLKVLDCSRNKLTSLPQELDNLPQLSTLNLAANLLQSIPSQSANVRLSIVDLSNNRFEAFPDICHAELVHLAEIHVNGNQIAEIPASISRLQALKILNVADNLISTVPGELADCGKLKEVNLKGNKLADKRLLKLVDQCRTKQVLDYVKLHCPRSDPSTAEANKSKKGKKSQKSSESEGVMDDVTHKLKILKVTDDTPVIKIMDHVKNIRPYVAACIVRDTRFTEDSFKKFIQLQTRLHDGVCEKRNAATIATHDLKLIAPGDLTYTAKPPAELEIKPLMRSKMYTGAILFQQLQTEAENLRKEKKRNVYSGIHKYLYLLEGKPLFPCLLDHSQQVISLPPLTNSDVTKMSPATQTMFVEVTSAISYTVCRNVLDVFLKELIVSGLTDSSEQKDADKLNNLLVEQVKVVDKEGNLKLVYPSRADLNSNYGYSVTILRE; this is translated from the exons ATGACGTTCGAGGACTCGTGGATAGCCGTCAGGCAGGCGGCTAATGAGAACAGGCACGAGCTGGTGTTGACAGGCGCGTCAGTCTCCAAGTTGATCGAGGACTCTGGTCTGGACGAGAGTCTCTTCGACCTGCACGGCCTCAACTATCTCAGCATAACGCACACGTGTCTCCGGGAGATGCCGGACGGGCTGGAGAAACTGACGAATCTGACGACGTTGGTCCTGCACTCGAACGAGCTCGCCGCTCTACCGGGCACGATCGGCAGCCTGAGTAAACTGAAGGTGCTCGATTGCTCGAGGAACAAGTTGACCTCCCTCCCGCAGGAGCTAGACAACCTCCCGCAGCTGAGCACGTTAAACCTTGCCGCGAACCTCCTGCAGTCTATACCGTCGCAAAGCGCGAATGTTAGATTGAGCATCGTAGATCTGTCGAACAATCGCTTCGAGGCGTTCCCCGATATCTGCCATGCTGAGCTTGTGCACCTGGCGGAGATCCATGTTAATGGGAATCAGATAGCGGAGATCCCAGCCAGCATAAGTCGGCTTCAAGCGCTGAAAATTCTAAATGTCGCTGATAACTTGATTTCTA CTGTACCGGGTGAGCTGGCAGACTGTGGTAAACTGAAGGAGGTGAACCTGAAAGGGAACAAACTGGCGGACAAGAGGCTGCTGAAACTGGTCGATCAGTGCCGCACCAAGCAGGTGCTCGATTATGTGAAACTGCACTGTCCAAGGAGCGATCCGTCCACCGCGGAGGCGAACAAGTCCAAGAAGGGAAAGAAGAGCCAGAAGTCTTCCGAGAGTGAGGGTGTGATGGATGATGTGACCCATAAGCTGAAGATCTTGAAAGTAACGGACGACACGCCGGTGATAAAGATTATGGACCACGTAAAGAACATCAGACCGTACGTAGCGGCGTGTATCGTGAGGGACACACGTTTCACGGAGGACAGTTTCAAGAAGTTCATTCAGCTGCAGACGAGGCTGCACGACGGAGTGTGCGAGAAGAGGAACGCAGCTACGATAGCGACGCATGACTTGAAGTTGATCGCGCCCG GAGACTTGACGTACACGGCGAAGCCGCCCGCAGAGCTGGAGATTAAGCCTCTGATGCGCAGCAAAATGTACACGGGAGCGATTCTGTTTCAACAGCTGCAAACGGAGGCTGAGAACCTGCGTAAGGAGAAGAAGCGAAACGTGTATTCCGGAATACACAAGTATCTGTATCTGCTGGAGGGTAAGCCGTTGTTTCCGTGCTTGCTGGACCACTCGCAGCAAGTTATATCGTTACCGCCTCTCACGAACAGCGATGTAACGAAGATGAGTCCAGCCACGCAGACGATGTTCGTGGAGGTAACGAGTGCAATATCCTACACGGTTTGTAG GAATGTGTTGGATGTATTTCTAAAAGAGTTAATAGTGTCGGGTCTCACTGATTCATCGGAGCAGAAGGATGCCGACAAGTTGAACAATTTACTGGTTGAGCAAGTTAAAGTAGTTGATAAGGAAGGAAATTTAAAACTGGTGTATCCGTCAAGAGCAGATTTAAATAGCAATTACGGATACTCTGTTACGATATTGCGAGAATAA